A stretch of the Vitis vinifera cultivar Pinot Noir 40024 chromosome 16, ASM3070453v1 genome encodes the following:
- the LOC100260549 gene encoding leucine-rich repeat receptor protein kinase EMS1 has translation MMMAFKLVCFHLFVFQLLFCVSNAIADQNGEDPEAKLLISFKNALQNPQMLSSWNSTVSRCQWEGVLCQNGRVTSLVLPTQSLEGALSPSLFSLSSLIVLDLSGNLFSGHLSPDIAGLRRLKHLLLGDNELSGEIPRQLGELTQLVTLKLGPNSFIGKIPPELGDLTWLRSLDLSGNSLTGDLPTQIGNLTHLRLLDVGNNLLSGPLSPTLFTNLQSLISLDVSNNSFSGNIPPEIGNLKSLTDLYIGINHFSGQLPPEIGNLSSLQNFFSPSCSIRGPLPEQISELKSLNKLDLSYNPLKCSIPKSIGKLQNLTILNFVYAELNGSIPAELGKCRNLKTLMLSFNSISGSLPEELSELPMLSFSAEKNQLSGPLPSWLGKWNGIDSLLLSSNRFSGRIPPEIGNCSMLNHVSLSNNLLSGSIPKELCNAESLMEIDLDSNFLSGGIDDTFLKCKNLTQLVLVNNQIVGSIPEYLSELPLMVLDLDSNNFTGSIPVSLWNLVSLMEFSAANNLLEGSLPPEIGNAVALERLVLSNNRLKGTIPREIGNLTSLSVLNLNLNLLEGIIPMELGDCISLTTLDLGNNLLNGSIPDRIADLAQLQCLVLSHNDLSGSIPSKPSSYFRQVNIPDSSFVQHHGVYDLSYNRLSGSIPEELGSCVVVVDLLLSNNFLSGEIPISLSRLTNLTTLDLSGNLLTGSIPLKLGYSLKLQGLYLGNNQLTGTIPESLGRLSSLVKLNLTGNQLSGSIPFSFGNLTGLTHFDLSSNELDGELPSALSSMVNLVGLYVQQNRLSGQVSKLFMNSIAWRIETLNLSWNFFNGGLPRSLGNLSYLTNLDLHHNMFTGEIPTELGDLMQLEYFDVSGNRLCGQIPEKICSLVNLLYLNLAENRLEGSIPRSGVCQNLSKDSLAGNKDLCGRNLGLECQFKTFGRKSSLVNTWVLAGIVVGCTLITLTIAFGLRKWVIRNSRQSDTEEIEESKLNSSIDQNLYFLSSSRSKEPLSINVAMFEQPLLKLTLVDILEATNNFCKTNVIGDGGFGTVYKAALPNGKIVAVKKLNQAKTQGHREFLAEMETLGKVKHRNLVPLLGYCSFGEEKFLVYEYMVNGSLDLWLRNRTGALEALDWTKRFKIAMGAARGLAFLHHGFIPHIIHRDIKASNILLNEDFEAKVADFGLARLISACETHVSTDIAGTFGYIPPEYGLSWRSTTRGDVYSFGVILLELVTGKEPTGPDFKDFEGGNLVGWVFEKMRKGEAAEVLDPTVVRAELKHIMLQILQIAAICLSENPAKRPTMLHVLKFLKGIKDE, from the coding sequence ATGATGATGGCGTTTAAGCTTGTGTGCTTTCATCTCTTTGTGTTTCAGCTTCTTTTCTGTGTCTCCAACGCCATTGCTGACCAAAATGGAGAAGACCCAGAAGCCAAACTActcatttctttcaaaaatgctCTTCAAAACCCTCAAATGCTCTCTTCATGGAACTCTACCGTTTCTCGCTGTCAATGGGAAGGTGTGCTTTGCCAGAACGGCCGAGTCACCTCACTCGTCCTCCCTACTCAATCCCTCGAGGGTGctctctctccttctctcttttctctttccaGCCTCATTGTCCTCGACCTCTCCGGCAACCTTTTCTCCGGTCATCTTTCGCCGGACATTGCCGGGCTGCGGCGGTTGAAGCACTTGTTACTGGGTGATAATGAACTATCGGGTGAGATTCCTCGTCAACTAGGTGAGTTGACTCAGCTGGTGACTCTGAAACTCGGTCCTAACTCGTTTATTGGGAAAATCCCTCCGGAGCTTGGAGACCTGACGTGGCTGCGGTCTCTCGACCTCTCTGGCAACTCCCTGACGGGAGACCTGCCGACTCAGATCGGAAACTTGACCCATCTCCGGTTACTTGACGTCGGCAACAACCTTCTCTCAGGTCCTCTCTCTCCAACTCTCTTCACAAATCTTCAGTCTTTAATCTCTCTTGACGTTTCAAACAACTCGTTTTCCGGAAATATTCCGCCGGAAATAGGTAACTTAAAGAGCCTGACTGATCTTTACATTGGTATCAACCACTTTTCCGGCCAGTTACCACCGGAAATCGGTAATCTTTCGAGTCTGCAGAACTTCTTTTCACCATCGTGTTCCATTAGAGGTCCATTGCCGGAGCAAATCTCTGAGCTGAAATCACTGAATAAACTTGATCTTTCCTATAACCCACTCAAGTGTTCGATCCCAAAATCTATTGGGAAGTTGCAGAACTTGACAATACTGAACTTTGTCTATGCCGAGCTCAATGGTTCGATTCCGGCGGAGCTCGGAAAGTGCCGGAATTTAAAGACATTGATGCTTTCTTTCAACTCCATCTCCGGGTCATTGCCGGAGGAGCTTTCAGAGCTCCCAATGCTGTCATTTTCTGCTGAAAAGAATCAGCTATCAGGGCCATTGCCTTCTTGGCTTGGAAAATGGAATGGGATTGATTCCCTTCTGCTTTCAAGTAATCGGTTTTCTGGGAGGATCCCACCTGAGATTGGGAATTGTTCTATGCTTAATCACGTTAGCTTGAGTAATAACTTGTTATCTGGTTCAATTCCGAAGGAGCTTTGTAACGCAGAGTCGCTAATGGAGATTGATTTGGATAGTAATTTTCTTTCTGGGGGTATAGATGATACGTTTTTGAAGTGTAAAAACCTGACCCAGTTGGTTTTGGTGAATAACCAGATTGTTGGCTCCATACCTGAGTACCTCTCAGAGCTTCCTTTGATGGTTCTTGACCTTGATTCGAACAATTTCACGGGTTCTATACCTGTGAGTCTGTGGAACTTGGTGAGTTTGATGGAGTTTTCAGCTGCAAATAATCTCCTGGAGGGTTCTCTCCCACCAGAGATTGGCAATGCGGTTGCGTTGGAGAGGCTTGTTCTTAGTAACAACCGGTTGAAGGGCACAATACCTAGGGAGATTGGAAATTTGACATCCCTGTCTGttcttaatttgaatttaaatctGCTTGAAGGGATTATTCCAATGGAGCTTGGTGATTGCATTTCACTCACTACATTGGACCTTGGAAACAACCTTCTCAATGGGTCAATTCCTGATAGAATTGCGGATTTGGCACAGCTTCAGTGTCTGGTTCTTTCTCACAATGACTTATCTGGATCCATTCCTTCAAAACCATCTTCTTATTTTCGTCAGGTCAATATTCCTGATTCAAGCTTTGTTCAGCACCATGGAGTATATGATCTGTCCTATAATAGACTGTCTGGTTCAATACCTGAAGAGTTAGGGAGCTGTGTGGTGGTGGTGGATCTTCTACTCAGCAATAACTTTCTTTCAGGAGAGATTCCAATCTCTCTCTCCCGGCTAACCAACCTTACAACCTTGGATTTATCTGGGAATTTGCTGACTGGTTCCATTCCATTGAAATTGGGCTACTCTCTTAAGCTCCAAGGCTTGTATCTGGGGAATAACCAGCTCACTGGCACCATCCCAGAAAGCTTAGGACGATTGAGTAGTTTGGTAAAGCTGAATTTGACAGGTAATCAGCTGTCCGGTTCAATCCCATTCAGCTTTGGGAACTTGACTGGGCTCACCCACTTTGATTTAAGTTCCAATGAACTTGATGGTGAGCTCCCTTCGGCTCTTTCGAGCATGGTGAACCTTGTTGGGCTCTATGTGCAGCAGAACAGGCTTTCAGGTCAGGTCAGTAAGCTGTTTATGAATTCCATTGCATGGAGAATCGAAACATTAAACTTGAGTTGGAATTTCTTCAATGGAGGATTGCCAAGGTCTTTGGGCAATCTATCATACTTGACCAATTTGGATCTTCATCACAACATGTTTACTGGGGAGATTCCCACGGAGCTTGGGGACCTTATGCAGCTTGAGTATTTTGATGTTTCAGGTAATAGGCTTTGTGGGCAAATTCCAGAGAAGATATGCAGCCTTGTCAATCTGCTTTACCTGAATTTGGCCGAAAATAGATTGGAAGGCTCTATACCTAGAAGTGGTGTTTGCCAAAACCTATCCAAAGATTCACTGGCTGGTAACAAAGATTTGTGTGGAAGAAACCTTGGTTTAGAATGCCAATTCAAGACCTTTGGTAGAAAATCTTCATTGGTAAACACCTGGGTACTTGCAGGGATTGTTGTGGGATGTACTCTCATCACCCTAACTATTGCTTTTGGTCTTCGGAAATGGGTTATCAGAAACAGCAGGCAAAGCGATACagaagagattgaggaaagCAAATTAAACAGCTCTATAGATCAAAATCTCTACTTCTTAAGCAGCAGCAGATCAAAGGAGCCTCTTAGCATCAACGTGGCCATGTTCGAGCAGCCTCTGCTAAAACTGACTTTAGTCGATATCCTTGAAGCCACCAACAATTTCTGCAAGACAAACGTGATTGGAGATGGAGGCTTTGGAACTGTCTACAAAGCTGCTTTACCTAACGGAAAAATAGTTGCAGTCAAGAAGCTAAACCAAGCCAAGACACAGGGTCATCGAGAATTTCTGGCAGAAATGGAAACTCTAGGTAAGGTCAAGCACAGAAACCTTGTACCCCTGCTGGGGTACTGCTCTTTTGGTGAGGAGAAGTTTCTAGTATACGAGTATATGGTAAATGGGAGCTTGGATCTATGGCTGAGGAACCGCACTGGGGCTCTTGAAGCCTTGGACTGGACAAAACGCTTCAAAATTGCAATGGGGGCGGCTCGTGGGCTAGCATTTCTTCACCATGGCTTCATCCCCCACATCATTCACCGCGACATTAAAGCCAGCAACATCTTGCTGAACGAAGACTTTGAGGCGAAAGTTGCAGACTTTGGGCTGGCGAGGTTGATCAGTGCCTGTGAAACTCATGTGAGTACCGACATAGCTGGGACGTTCGGGTACATTCCACCAGAGTATGGCCTAAGCTGGAGGTCTACAACAAGGGGGGACGTCTACAGTTTTGGAGTGATTCTGCTGGAACTGGTTACTGGGAAGGAGCCAACAGGACCTGATTTCAAGGACTTTGAAGGAGGGAATCTAGTGGGGTGGGTGTTTGAGAAGATGAGGAAGGGTGAGGCTGCAGAAGTGCTGGATCCAACGGTTGTGAGGGCGGAATTGAAGCACATAATGCTTCAAATTCTGCAGATTGCTGCAATATGCCTATCTGAAAATCCAGCTAAAAGGCCTACCATGCTTCATGTGTTGAAGTTTCTGAAAGGGATCAAAGATGAGTGA